One window of Magallana gigas chromosome 2, xbMagGiga1.1, whole genome shotgun sequence genomic DNA carries:
- the LOC105330367 gene encoding WD repeat-containing protein 55 isoform X2: protein MATNKNSNYEKPKDLKFDDLVVDICFHPNREVIAAGHIGGNVTIHTYSTTGENNELMNLEHHKKACRALKFSSDGIHLYTASKDKSIQVIDLNTGSVKQKLKGAHSSAIYCLQVTGENFLASGDDDGCLKLWDLRTKTAVMDMKENEDYISDLAVDDQQKFLLATSGDGTLTAFNIRQKRMELQSELFDSELLSLSILKGNQKVLCGTSEGVINIFNWGEWGNISDRFPGHPLSIDCMVPITRDIVCTGSSDGIVRAVHILPNRFMGVVGEHDEFPVENLSLSHDRKLLASCSHDQTVKFWKVDNLKKEKVNTKKKAKKTNKPKHLAPKDDFFAGLAEGEPSSKTEKNDEDDDNDDSDDDSDDDE from the exons AACTCAAATTATGAAAAGCCAAAAGATTTGAAGTTTGATGATTTGGTAGTAGATATTTGCTTCCATCCAAATCGTGAGGTTATTGCTGCAGGACACATTGGAGGAAATGTGACGAT ACACACATATTCCACCACGGGGGAAAATAATGAACTGATGAACCTGGAACACCACAAAAAAGCCTGCAGAGCTCTGAAATTTTCCAGTGATGGCATCCATCTCTATACAGCATCTAAAGACAAATCCATCCAAGTGATAGACCTCAACACAGGATCTGTCAAACAAAAACTCAAAGGAGCACACAG TTCAGCCATATATTGTCTACAAGTAACTGGTGAAAACTTCCTCGCTTCTGGGGATGATGATGGCTGTTTGAAG CTTTGGGATTTAAGGACCAAGACGGCAGTGATGGATATGAAAGAAAACGAGGACTATATCAGTGACTTAGCTGTAGATGACCAACAGAAATTCCTACTGGCTACAAG TGGAGATGGAACACTGACAGCATTCAACATAAGACAGAAAAGAATGGAACTTCAGTCCGAGTTGTTTGACTCTGAGCTACTGTCATtgtcaattttaaaa GGGAACCAGAAGGTCTTGTGTGGTACCTCAGAGGGGGTCATCAACATCTTTAATTGGGGAGAGTGGGGAAATATCAGTGACCGATTTCCAGGCCACCCTCTGTCAATCGACTGTATGGTGCCAATCACCAGAGATATTGTGTGCACAGGCTCCAGTGATGGCATTGTCAG AGCTGTTCATATCCTGCCAAACAGATTTATGGGTGTGGTTGGAGAACATGATGAATTCCCAGTTGAAAACCTAAGTCTCTCACATGACAGAAAATTGCTAGCAAGTTGTTCACATGACCAGACTGTAAAATTCTGGAAGGTTGATaaccttaaaaaagaaaaagtgaaTACAAAAAAGAAAGCCAAAAAGACTAACAAACCCAAGCACCTGGCTCCAAAGGATGACTTCTTTGCTGGCCTGGCAGAAGGTGAACCTTCATCAAAAACTGAAAAgaatgatgaagatgatgacaATGATGATAGTGATGATGATAGTGATGATGATGAATAA
- the LOC105330367 gene encoding WD repeat-containing protein 55 isoform X1 has translation MGKIKSTCSLFVHSDFIDFFMNSNYEKPKDLKFDDLVVDICFHPNREVIAAGHIGGNVTIHTYSTTGENNELMNLEHHKKACRALKFSSDGIHLYTASKDKSIQVIDLNTGSVKQKLKGAHSSAIYCLQVTGENFLASGDDDGCLKLWDLRTKTAVMDMKENEDYISDLAVDDQQKFLLATSGDGTLTAFNIRQKRMELQSELFDSELLSLSILKGNQKVLCGTSEGVINIFNWGEWGNISDRFPGHPLSIDCMVPITRDIVCTGSSDGIVRAVHILPNRFMGVVGEHDEFPVENLSLSHDRKLLASCSHDQTVKFWKVDNLKKEKVNTKKKAKKTNKPKHLAPKDDFFAGLAEGEPSSKTEKNDEDDDNDDSDDDSDDDE, from the exons AACTCAAATTATGAAAAGCCAAAAGATTTGAAGTTTGATGATTTGGTAGTAGATATTTGCTTCCATCCAAATCGTGAGGTTATTGCTGCAGGACACATTGGAGGAAATGTGACGAT ACACACATATTCCACCACGGGGGAAAATAATGAACTGATGAACCTGGAACACCACAAAAAAGCCTGCAGAGCTCTGAAATTTTCCAGTGATGGCATCCATCTCTATACAGCATCTAAAGACAAATCCATCCAAGTGATAGACCTCAACACAGGATCTGTCAAACAAAAACTCAAAGGAGCACACAG TTCAGCCATATATTGTCTACAAGTAACTGGTGAAAACTTCCTCGCTTCTGGGGATGATGATGGCTGTTTGAAG CTTTGGGATTTAAGGACCAAGACGGCAGTGATGGATATGAAAGAAAACGAGGACTATATCAGTGACTTAGCTGTAGATGACCAACAGAAATTCCTACTGGCTACAAG TGGAGATGGAACACTGACAGCATTCAACATAAGACAGAAAAGAATGGAACTTCAGTCCGAGTTGTTTGACTCTGAGCTACTGTCATtgtcaattttaaaa GGGAACCAGAAGGTCTTGTGTGGTACCTCAGAGGGGGTCATCAACATCTTTAATTGGGGAGAGTGGGGAAATATCAGTGACCGATTTCCAGGCCACCCTCTGTCAATCGACTGTATGGTGCCAATCACCAGAGATATTGTGTGCACAGGCTCCAGTGATGGCATTGTCAG AGCTGTTCATATCCTGCCAAACAGATTTATGGGTGTGGTTGGAGAACATGATGAATTCCCAGTTGAAAACCTAAGTCTCTCACATGACAGAAAATTGCTAGCAAGTTGTTCACATGACCAGACTGTAAAATTCTGGAAGGTTGATaaccttaaaaaagaaaaagtgaaTACAAAAAAGAAAGCCAAAAAGACTAACAAACCCAAGCACCTGGCTCCAAAGGATGACTTCTTTGCTGGCCTGGCAGAAGGTGAACCTTCATCAAAAACTGAAAAgaatgatgaagatgatgacaATGATGATAGTGATGATGATAGTGATGATGATGAATAA